The Malus sylvestris chromosome 12, drMalSylv7.2, whole genome shotgun sequence genome contains a region encoding:
- the LOC126593912 gene encoding soluble inorganic pyrophosphatase 4-like, which produces MAPPIETVQKVEPPQKVVESHVTYHHDHSSHPPLNERILSSMTRRSIAAHPWHDLEIGPGAPKIFNCVIEIPKGSKVKYELDKKTGLIKVDRILYSSVVYPHNYGFIPRTLCEDNDPLDVLIIMQEPVVPGCFLRAKAIGLMPMIDQGEKDDKIIAVCADDPEYRHYNDIKELPPHRLAEIRRFFEDYKKNENKEVAVDDFLPAATAFDAIQHSMNLYADYIVESLRR; this is translated from the exons ATGGCTCCACCAATTGAGACAGTTCAGAAAGTTGAGCCTCCTCAAAAAGTTGTGGAATCCCATGTCACCTATCATCATGATCACTCCTCGCATCCACCTCTTAATGAGAGGATACTTTCATCCATGACCAGGAGGTCTATCGCTGCTCACCCATGGCATGACCTTGAAATCG GACCAGGAGCTCCTAAGATTTTCAACTGT GTTATCGAAATCCCAAAAGGAAGCAAGGTGAAATATGAGCTTGACAAGAAAACTGGACTCATCAAG GTTGACCGCATATTGTACTCATCTGTTGTCTACCCCCACAACTATGGCTTCATCCCCCGTACCCTTTGTGAGGACAATGATCCCTTGGATGTCTTGATTATTATGCAG GAGCCAGTTGTTCCTGGATGCTTTCTTCGTGCCAAAGCTATTGGCCTGATGCCTATGATTGATCAG GGTGAGAAAGATGACAAGATCATTGCTGTTTGTGCTGATGATCCTGAGTACCGACACTACAATGACATCAAGGAGCTCCCACCTCACCGTTTGGCTGAGATCCGGCGCTTCTTTGAGGactacaagaaaaatgaaaacaaagaaGTTGCAGTTGACGACTTTCTCCCTGCAGCTACTGCCTTTGACGCAATCCAGCATTCCAT GAACCTCTATGCGGACTACATTGTGGAGAGCCTCAGGCGGTAG
- the LOC126594019 gene encoding uncharacterized protein LOC126594019 has translation MSSFTNTTNFDNLMLQTLMGRLQIRPPTNNSFLSQTLEELLFDAANLSDDDDDENKTQLAKEESRLEKEIIRVVLSGKTDSLKPNSGQAVTIGEHHICVGFHEESGSDYRVWEWHGHIMLFDEENGYTPEYIYGNYFERLIGKARGSGGGGSGGVREEETKEEDKEKVTTLGLRELIDGVDSGQGRILHRNINAGSTRIN, from the exons ATGAGCTCCttcaccaacaccaccaatttcGACAACCTCATGCTCCAAACCCTAATGGGCAGGCTCCAAATCCGACCCCCCACCAACAACTCCTTCCTCTCCCAAACCCTCGAGGAGCTCCTCTTCGACGCCGCCAATCtctccgacgacgacgacgatgagAACAAGACCCAGCTCGCCAAGGAAGAATCCCGCCTCGAGAAGGAGATCATCCGGGTTGTTCTCAGCGGCAAGACCGATTCCCTCAAGCCCAATTCGGGTCAGGCCGTCACGATCGGGGAGCACCACATTTGCGTTGGGTTTCATGAGGAATCGGGTTCGGACTATCGGGTTTGGGAGTGGCATGGGCATATCATGCTCTTCGATGAAGAGAACGGGTACACCCCTGAGTATATATATGGGAATTACTTTGAGAGGCTGATTGGTAAGGCTCGTGGAAGTGGCGGCGGCGGAAGTGGTGGTGTTCGTGAAGAGGAGACCAAGGAGGAAGATAAAGAGAAGGTGACCACTTTGGGGCTCAGGGAGTTGATTGATGGTGTAGATTCGGGTCAGGGTCGGATTCTTCATCGGAATATCAATGCGGGTTCTACAAG GATTAATTAA
- the LOC126594372 gene encoding histone H2B.9-like, with the protein MHSLSPHKSVSTSLRVRSHPFRYNNKPPEMAPTKAEKKPVAEKAPAGEKKPTKAEKQIPKEGGGGVEMKKKKKVKKSTETYKIYIFKVLKQVHPDIGISSKAMGIMNSFINDIFEKLAQEASRLARYNKKPTITSREIQTAVRLVLPGELAKHAVSEGTKAVTKFTSC; encoded by the coding sequence ATGCACTCCCTGTCCCCGCACAAATCCGTTTCAACTTCCCTTCGAGTCCGCTCGCATCCTTTCCGATACAACAACAAACCGCCCGAAATGGCGCCGACGAAGGCCGAGAAGAAGCCGGTGGCGGAGAAGGCACCGGCGGGGGAGAAGAAGCCGACGAAGGCGGAGAAGCAGATCCCGAAGGAAGGCGGAGGAGGCGtggaaatgaagaagaagaagaaggtaaaGAAATCGACGGAGACGTACAAGATCTACATCTTCAAGGTGCTGAAGCAGGTCCACCCGGACATCGGGATATCCAGCAAGGCCATGGGGATCATGAACAGCTTCATCAATGACATCTTCGAGAAGCTCGCACAGGAGGCGTCGCGTTTGGCCAGGTACAATAAGAAGCCGACGATCACGTCGAGGGAGATCCAGACCGCCGTCAGGTTGGTGCTTCCTGGTGAGCTCGCCAAACATGCCGTTTCCGAGGGCACCAAGGCCGTTACCAAGTTTACCagttgttaa
- the LOC126594371 gene encoding uncharacterized protein LOC126594371: MMSLLEWKEQLKRERLLLLLWKVLKNIGAHLVLVLETTSTEQETGEHVVYEIHTVAKPPQDSIDKETNEENSAEHQACTEAADLSTTAEETNLEEHAIQELSSPLVVEEATLFSFVFFFSFQCNFCYCFLCSFVHKNRLKPKPFETAPNRTKRFGFISVLASKPHRTAPQKVSISVVVSLETAPNRTAPTPN, translated from the exons ATGATGTCATTGCTCGAATGGAAAGAGCAGCTGAAAAGGGAAAGGCTATTGCTGCTGCTGTGGAAGGTGTTGAAAAACATTGGGGCACATCTGGTTCTG GTGCTTGAGACTACCAGTACAGAGCAAGAAACTGGAGAACATGTGGTGTACGAAATTCATACTGTCGCAAAACCCCCTCAAGATTCCATTGATAAAGAAACAAATGAAGAGAACTCCGCGGAACATCAG GCATGTACTGAGGCGGCTGATTTGAGTACAACTGCAGAGGAAACGAACTTAGAGGAACATGCCATTCAGGAACTCTCTTCTCCGCTGGTAGTAGAAGAAGCAACTCTCTTCTcctttgtgtttttcttttccttccagTGTAATTTTTGCTACTGTTTTTtgtgcagttttgtgcacaaaaaccgtttgaaaccgaaaccgtttgaaaccgcaccgaaccgaaccaaacggtttggtttcatttcggttttggcttcaaaaccgcaccgcaccGCACCACAAAAAGTTTCGATTTCGGTTGTGGTTTCACtcgaaaccgcaccaaaccgcaccgcgcccacccctaattaa